One genomic region from Mytilus trossulus isolate FHL-02 chromosome 9, PNRI_Mtr1.1.1.hap1, whole genome shotgun sequence encodes:
- the LOC134685386 gene encoding serine-rich adhesin for platelets-like isoform X2 gives MACYGLCKDRYVLQTKVLLPHPWESLADLCQDLYEATVIQGNKRLVVCVACSGQNYKVDLTSAKSATVICAVGITFGLGGFILYRLYCKFIQPLFKKSPKKKKSQKRNGSQEIDGTKCETSMGNSNSNKAVTSAYFSPTTGVALHVGRKSRSRDNLKTQTESSHVRQRKKVKRRKTSSDKDLTRSLPIKVPSSQSEISINQLVHSASDVSNLDLEGSLKANVSLQSLTDRNMIESLRHANHAAQLSDDLINHLPDLTGAPYKNSEDSIQVEHLSNKESCDNQTASSNTKYHIELSDDLLTVSSVLLTPPSEDDGQDRFQGSHLNPHHNKTNTLQHPLSSYSSDYNTDSKKSGTDDCHVSTADESESGSCDEKDSVSSLPKLRSPDRFFRESLLYRLQECHNGAGSSNSSSLDSSPEFSPYARYRKYSIESESLSGLATPDNEMFTSIYEVGRSTEDQFYHLEEEVGDIEEEFASLTNKLNELKNIALQSDSSSIDYSPSHPLAKKAVEMVDKTRNRLSRSRSVSVSSTDSSPACNGSLDVPDLSWDSEGLHGDNSNKNTPSSRRCSEPGNSLRNKFHSKLFSKDTNNGISFESPMESDIEKDGTLDNISTDECFEINLSDWPKDDSSDSPSHSKINFSSSAKDSSQMDGETATSSSSAKESSQLNSKSSIKMSSEASSSSCYESARDTSQSQKSNGIKEENDCDSKQEANNNGIVQICDRVHITKYVDREWKGQTDRANTIRKAYLEIPKVTGCQHLCRVRGDNYCGLRGTLFQCLCHGIDISKHWSDINNITDKLTRRYKERSSGLNQWTFAGRLSCQEGQRLSMMSHCLSLLFSKFEEAKSFESQSDRELWTINLLNSDPTCDLHLMEGLKLLMLLNMLDLKDKQDRDEDIPIFVWLLFARDTSESPFMFVKNHLNNLGNNAGIEQIEMFLLGHTLSVRIQVLRLSQFGQEDFIAYYPDDADSNWSQISLIAEDDRHYNVPVP, from the exons ccaAGTCAGCAACAGTGATCTGTGCGGTtggtataacttttggacttgGTGGCTTCATTCTCTACAGACTGTACTGTAAGTTTATACAACCACTGTTCAAGAAATcacctaaaaagaaaaaatctcaGAAGAGGAATGGTTCACAG GAAATTGATggaacaaaatgtgaaacaagtATGGGAAATTCTAACTCCAATAAAGCAGTAACCTCAGCTTATTTCAGTCCTACCACAGGTGTAGCTTTACATGTTGGAAGAAAATCTCGTAGCAGGGACAATCTCAAAACACAAACAGAATCTTCACATGTCAGACAgagaaaaaaggtaaaaagaaGGAAGACATCCTCAGATAAAGACTTGACAAGATCATTACCAATCAAAGTACCATCTAGTCAAAGTGAAATTAGTATTAACCAGTTAGTTCATTCTGCCTCGGATGTCTCAAACCTAGATTTAGAAGGATCACTCAAAGCTAATGTCAGTCTACAGTCCCTGACAGATAGAAACATGATAGAATCACTAAGACATGCTAACCATGCAGCACAATTATCAGATGACTTAATTAACCATTTACCAGATTTAACAGGTGCTCCTTACAAAAACAGTGAGGATAGCATACAAGTAGAACATTTATCTAATAAAGAGAGCTGTGATAATCAGACTGCTTCTAGTAATACTAAATACCATATAGAACTATCTGATGATTTACTGACGGTCAGTAGTGTCTTACTAACACCACCATCTGAGGACGATGGTCAAGATAGATTCCAAGGTTCTCACTTAAATCCACATCACAATAAAACCAATACATTGCAGCATCCTTTGTCTTCCTATAGTTCAGATTACAACACAGACTCCAAAAAGTCAGGAACTGATGATTGTCATGTGTCCACTGCCGATGAATCAGAGTCTGGTAGCTGTGATGAAAAAGATTCCGTTTCTTCTTTACCCAAACTCAGGTCCCCCGATCGATTCTTCCGTGAATCTTTACTTTACCGTTTACAGGAATGTCATAATGGTGCTGGATCCAGTAATTCATCGTCTTTAGATTCATCTCCAGAATTTTCTCCGTATGCTAGGTATCGTAAATACAGTATTGAATCCGAAAGCCTGTCAGGATTGGCCACACCAGACAATGAAATGTTCACTTCTATCTATGAAGTAGGACGTTCTACAGAGGACCAATTCTATCATTTAGAGGAAGAAGTTGGAGATATTGAGGAGGAGTTTGCTAGTCTGactaataaattaaatgaattaaaaaacataGCTTTACAAAGTGATAGTAGTAGCATAGACTATTCCCCAAGTCATCCATTAGCCAAGAAAGCTGTAGAAATGGTAGATAAAACTAGAAATAGACTAAGTCGATCTCGTAGTGTATCTGTTAGTAGTACAGATAGCTCTCCTGCTTGTAATGGCAGTCTGGATGTACCTGATCTGTCGTGGGACTCGGAGGGGTTACATGGggataattcaaataaaaatacaccCAGCAGTCGTAGATGTAGTGAACCAGGAAACTCtttaagaaataaatttcaTTCTAAATTATTCAGTAAGGACACAAATAATGGAATTAGCTTTGAAAGTCCAATGGAATCAGACATTGAGAAAGACGGCACGTTAGACAATATATCTACTGATGAATGTTTCGAGATTAATCTAAGTGATTGGCCCAAAGATGATTCTTCTGACAGTCCTTCACATTCAAAGATTAATTTTTCATCGTCCGCTAAGGACTCGTCACAAATGGATGGTGAGACGGCTACATCAAGTTCATCAGCTAAAGAATCATCACAGTTAAACAGTAAATCCAGTATTAAAATGTCATCTGAGGCATCCTCAAGTAGTTGTTATGAGAGTGCAAGAGATACTAGTCAAAGTCAAAAGTCAAACGGAATAAAGGAAGAGAACGATTGTGATAGTAAACAGGAAGCTAATAATAATG GTATTGTACAGATTTGTGATAGAGTACACATAACAAAGTATGTAGACAGAGAATGGaaaggacagacagacagagctAATACTATCAGGAag GCTTACTTAGAAATACCAAAAGTAACAGGATGTCAACATCTATGCAGAGTAAGGGGGGATAACTATTGTGGTTTAAGAGGGACATTATTTCAGTGCCTTTGTCACGGCATAGATATATCAAAACATTGgtcagatataaacaatataacagaTAAATTAACCAGGAGATATAAAGAGAGGAGTTCAGGATTAAATCAATGGACTTTCGCTGGTCGACTTTCGTGTCAGGAAGGTCAAAGGTTATCTATGATGTCACAttgtttgtctttattattttcaaag tttgaagAAGCCAAGTCTTTCGAATCACAATCTGACCGTGAACTTTGGACAATCAATCTCTTGAACTCTGACCCTACATGTGACCTTCATCTAATGGAAGGTCTAAAACTGCTGATGTTGCTAAACATGTtagatttaaaagataaacaagaCCGAGATGAAGATATTCCAATCTTTGTATGGTTGTTGTTTGCTAGAGACACATCAGAATCACCTTTTATGTTTGTAAAGAATCATCTAAATAACCTGGGGAATAATGCTGGTATTGAACAG aTTGAAATGTTTTTACTGGGTCACACATTAAGTGTGCGTATCCAGGTATTACGATTGTCACAGTTTGGTCAGGAAGACTTCATAGCCTACTACCCAGATGATGCTGACAGTAACTGGTCCCAGATCTCTTTAATAGCAGAGGATGATAGACATTATAATGTTCCTGTACCATGA
- the LOC134685386 gene encoding serine-rich adhesin for platelets-like isoform X1, which produces MQFCICVSTERLKIITQKLGASLTPLLEGCRLPGFYRMFILIREKICLSPILTKLWIPPIRLTTKSATVICAVGITFGLGGFILYRLYCKFIQPLFKKSPKKKKSQKRNGSQEIDGTKCETSMGNSNSNKAVTSAYFSPTTGVALHVGRKSRSRDNLKTQTESSHVRQRKKVKRRKTSSDKDLTRSLPIKVPSSQSEISINQLVHSASDVSNLDLEGSLKANVSLQSLTDRNMIESLRHANHAAQLSDDLINHLPDLTGAPYKNSEDSIQVEHLSNKESCDNQTASSNTKYHIELSDDLLTVSSVLLTPPSEDDGQDRFQGSHLNPHHNKTNTLQHPLSSYSSDYNTDSKKSGTDDCHVSTADESESGSCDEKDSVSSLPKLRSPDRFFRESLLYRLQECHNGAGSSNSSSLDSSPEFSPYARYRKYSIESESLSGLATPDNEMFTSIYEVGRSTEDQFYHLEEEVGDIEEEFASLTNKLNELKNIALQSDSSSIDYSPSHPLAKKAVEMVDKTRNRLSRSRSVSVSSTDSSPACNGSLDVPDLSWDSEGLHGDNSNKNTPSSRRCSEPGNSLRNKFHSKLFSKDTNNGISFESPMESDIEKDGTLDNISTDECFEINLSDWPKDDSSDSPSHSKINFSSSAKDSSQMDGETATSSSSAKESSQLNSKSSIKMSSEASSSSCYESARDTSQSQKSNGIKEENDCDSKQEANNNGIVQICDRVHITKYVDREWKGQTDRANTIRKAYLEIPKVTGCQHLCRVRGDNYCGLRGTLFQCLCHGIDISKHWSDINNITDKLTRRYKERSSGLNQWTFAGRLSCQEGQRLSMMSHCLSLLFSKFEEAKSFESQSDRELWTINLLNSDPTCDLHLMEGLKLLMLLNMLDLKDKQDRDEDIPIFVWLLFARDTSESPFMFVKNHLNNLGNNAGIEQIEMFLLGHTLSVRIQVLRLSQFGQEDFIAYYPDDADSNWSQISLIAEDDRHYNVPVP; this is translated from the exons ATGCAGTTTTGCATTTGTGTATCAACAGAGAGACTAAAAATCATTACACAGAAACTGGGAGCCTCATTAACCCCCCTTTTAGAGGGTTGCAGGCTCCCAGGATTTTACAGGATGTTTATTTTAATACGGGAGAAAATTTGTTTGTCaccaattttgacaaaattatggATACCACCAATCAGACTAACAA ccaAGTCAGCAACAGTGATCTGTGCGGTtggtataacttttggacttgGTGGCTTCATTCTCTACAGACTGTACTGTAAGTTTATACAACCACTGTTCAAGAAATcacctaaaaagaaaaaatctcaGAAGAGGAATGGTTCACAG GAAATTGATggaacaaaatgtgaaacaagtATGGGAAATTCTAACTCCAATAAAGCAGTAACCTCAGCTTATTTCAGTCCTACCACAGGTGTAGCTTTACATGTTGGAAGAAAATCTCGTAGCAGGGACAATCTCAAAACACAAACAGAATCTTCACATGTCAGACAgagaaaaaaggtaaaaagaaGGAAGACATCCTCAGATAAAGACTTGACAAGATCATTACCAATCAAAGTACCATCTAGTCAAAGTGAAATTAGTATTAACCAGTTAGTTCATTCTGCCTCGGATGTCTCAAACCTAGATTTAGAAGGATCACTCAAAGCTAATGTCAGTCTACAGTCCCTGACAGATAGAAACATGATAGAATCACTAAGACATGCTAACCATGCAGCACAATTATCAGATGACTTAATTAACCATTTACCAGATTTAACAGGTGCTCCTTACAAAAACAGTGAGGATAGCATACAAGTAGAACATTTATCTAATAAAGAGAGCTGTGATAATCAGACTGCTTCTAGTAATACTAAATACCATATAGAACTATCTGATGATTTACTGACGGTCAGTAGTGTCTTACTAACACCACCATCTGAGGACGATGGTCAAGATAGATTCCAAGGTTCTCACTTAAATCCACATCACAATAAAACCAATACATTGCAGCATCCTTTGTCTTCCTATAGTTCAGATTACAACACAGACTCCAAAAAGTCAGGAACTGATGATTGTCATGTGTCCACTGCCGATGAATCAGAGTCTGGTAGCTGTGATGAAAAAGATTCCGTTTCTTCTTTACCCAAACTCAGGTCCCCCGATCGATTCTTCCGTGAATCTTTACTTTACCGTTTACAGGAATGTCATAATGGTGCTGGATCCAGTAATTCATCGTCTTTAGATTCATCTCCAGAATTTTCTCCGTATGCTAGGTATCGTAAATACAGTATTGAATCCGAAAGCCTGTCAGGATTGGCCACACCAGACAATGAAATGTTCACTTCTATCTATGAAGTAGGACGTTCTACAGAGGACCAATTCTATCATTTAGAGGAAGAAGTTGGAGATATTGAGGAGGAGTTTGCTAGTCTGactaataaattaaatgaattaaaaaacataGCTTTACAAAGTGATAGTAGTAGCATAGACTATTCCCCAAGTCATCCATTAGCCAAGAAAGCTGTAGAAATGGTAGATAAAACTAGAAATAGACTAAGTCGATCTCGTAGTGTATCTGTTAGTAGTACAGATAGCTCTCCTGCTTGTAATGGCAGTCTGGATGTACCTGATCTGTCGTGGGACTCGGAGGGGTTACATGGggataattcaaataaaaatacaccCAGCAGTCGTAGATGTAGTGAACCAGGAAACTCtttaagaaataaatttcaTTCTAAATTATTCAGTAAGGACACAAATAATGGAATTAGCTTTGAAAGTCCAATGGAATCAGACATTGAGAAAGACGGCACGTTAGACAATATATCTACTGATGAATGTTTCGAGATTAATCTAAGTGATTGGCCCAAAGATGATTCTTCTGACAGTCCTTCACATTCAAAGATTAATTTTTCATCGTCCGCTAAGGACTCGTCACAAATGGATGGTGAGACGGCTACATCAAGTTCATCAGCTAAAGAATCATCACAGTTAAACAGTAAATCCAGTATTAAAATGTCATCTGAGGCATCCTCAAGTAGTTGTTATGAGAGTGCAAGAGATACTAGTCAAAGTCAAAAGTCAAACGGAATAAAGGAAGAGAACGATTGTGATAGTAAACAGGAAGCTAATAATAATG GTATTGTACAGATTTGTGATAGAGTACACATAACAAAGTATGTAGACAGAGAATGGaaaggacagacagacagagctAATACTATCAGGAag GCTTACTTAGAAATACCAAAAGTAACAGGATGTCAACATCTATGCAGAGTAAGGGGGGATAACTATTGTGGTTTAAGAGGGACATTATTTCAGTGCCTTTGTCACGGCATAGATATATCAAAACATTGgtcagatataaacaatataacagaTAAATTAACCAGGAGATATAAAGAGAGGAGTTCAGGATTAAATCAATGGACTTTCGCTGGTCGACTTTCGTGTCAGGAAGGTCAAAGGTTATCTATGATGTCACAttgtttgtctttattattttcaaag tttgaagAAGCCAAGTCTTTCGAATCACAATCTGACCGTGAACTTTGGACAATCAATCTCTTGAACTCTGACCCTACATGTGACCTTCATCTAATGGAAGGTCTAAAACTGCTGATGTTGCTAAACATGTtagatttaaaagataaacaagaCCGAGATGAAGATATTCCAATCTTTGTATGGTTGTTGTTTGCTAGAGACACATCAGAATCACCTTTTATGTTTGTAAAGAATCATCTAAATAACCTGGGGAATAATGCTGGTATTGAACAG aTTGAAATGTTTTTACTGGGTCACACATTAAGTGTGCGTATCCAGGTATTACGATTGTCACAGTTTGGTCAGGAAGACTTCATAGCCTACTACCCAGATGATGCTGACAGTAACTGGTCCCAGATCTCTTTAATAGCAGAGGATGATAGACATTATAATGTTCCTGTACCATGA
- the LOC134685386 gene encoding serine-rich adhesin for platelets-like isoform X3 codes for MLTLHQRRKAKSATVICAVGITFGLGGFILYRLYCKFIQPLFKKSPKKKKSQKRNGSQEIDGTKCETSMGNSNSNKAVTSAYFSPTTGVALHVGRKSRSRDNLKTQTESSHVRQRKKVKRRKTSSDKDLTRSLPIKVPSSQSEISINQLVHSASDVSNLDLEGSLKANVSLQSLTDRNMIESLRHANHAAQLSDDLINHLPDLTGAPYKNSEDSIQVEHLSNKESCDNQTASSNTKYHIELSDDLLTVSSVLLTPPSEDDGQDRFQGSHLNPHHNKTNTLQHPLSSYSSDYNTDSKKSGTDDCHVSTADESESGSCDEKDSVSSLPKLRSPDRFFRESLLYRLQECHNGAGSSNSSSLDSSPEFSPYARYRKYSIESESLSGLATPDNEMFTSIYEVGRSTEDQFYHLEEEVGDIEEEFASLTNKLNELKNIALQSDSSSIDYSPSHPLAKKAVEMVDKTRNRLSRSRSVSVSSTDSSPACNGSLDVPDLSWDSEGLHGDNSNKNTPSSRRCSEPGNSLRNKFHSKLFSKDTNNGISFESPMESDIEKDGTLDNISTDECFEINLSDWPKDDSSDSPSHSKINFSSSAKDSSQMDGETATSSSSAKESSQLNSKSSIKMSSEASSSSCYESARDTSQSQKSNGIKEENDCDSKQEANNNGIVQICDRVHITKYVDREWKGQTDRANTIRKAYLEIPKVTGCQHLCRVRGDNYCGLRGTLFQCLCHGIDISKHWSDINNITDKLTRRYKERSSGLNQWTFAGRLSCQEGQRLSMMSHCLSLLFSKFEEAKSFESQSDRELWTINLLNSDPTCDLHLMEGLKLLMLLNMLDLKDKQDRDEDIPIFVWLLFARDTSESPFMFVKNHLNNLGNNAGIEQIEMFLLGHTLSVRIQVLRLSQFGQEDFIAYYPDDADSNWSQISLIAEDDRHYNVPVP; via the exons ATGTTGACATTACATCAGCGACGAAAAG ccaAGTCAGCAACAGTGATCTGTGCGGTtggtataacttttggacttgGTGGCTTCATTCTCTACAGACTGTACTGTAAGTTTATACAACCACTGTTCAAGAAATcacctaaaaagaaaaaatctcaGAAGAGGAATGGTTCACAG GAAATTGATggaacaaaatgtgaaacaagtATGGGAAATTCTAACTCCAATAAAGCAGTAACCTCAGCTTATTTCAGTCCTACCACAGGTGTAGCTTTACATGTTGGAAGAAAATCTCGTAGCAGGGACAATCTCAAAACACAAACAGAATCTTCACATGTCAGACAgagaaaaaaggtaaaaagaaGGAAGACATCCTCAGATAAAGACTTGACAAGATCATTACCAATCAAAGTACCATCTAGTCAAAGTGAAATTAGTATTAACCAGTTAGTTCATTCTGCCTCGGATGTCTCAAACCTAGATTTAGAAGGATCACTCAAAGCTAATGTCAGTCTACAGTCCCTGACAGATAGAAACATGATAGAATCACTAAGACATGCTAACCATGCAGCACAATTATCAGATGACTTAATTAACCATTTACCAGATTTAACAGGTGCTCCTTACAAAAACAGTGAGGATAGCATACAAGTAGAACATTTATCTAATAAAGAGAGCTGTGATAATCAGACTGCTTCTAGTAATACTAAATACCATATAGAACTATCTGATGATTTACTGACGGTCAGTAGTGTCTTACTAACACCACCATCTGAGGACGATGGTCAAGATAGATTCCAAGGTTCTCACTTAAATCCACATCACAATAAAACCAATACATTGCAGCATCCTTTGTCTTCCTATAGTTCAGATTACAACACAGACTCCAAAAAGTCAGGAACTGATGATTGTCATGTGTCCACTGCCGATGAATCAGAGTCTGGTAGCTGTGATGAAAAAGATTCCGTTTCTTCTTTACCCAAACTCAGGTCCCCCGATCGATTCTTCCGTGAATCTTTACTTTACCGTTTACAGGAATGTCATAATGGTGCTGGATCCAGTAATTCATCGTCTTTAGATTCATCTCCAGAATTTTCTCCGTATGCTAGGTATCGTAAATACAGTATTGAATCCGAAAGCCTGTCAGGATTGGCCACACCAGACAATGAAATGTTCACTTCTATCTATGAAGTAGGACGTTCTACAGAGGACCAATTCTATCATTTAGAGGAAGAAGTTGGAGATATTGAGGAGGAGTTTGCTAGTCTGactaataaattaaatgaattaaaaaacataGCTTTACAAAGTGATAGTAGTAGCATAGACTATTCCCCAAGTCATCCATTAGCCAAGAAAGCTGTAGAAATGGTAGATAAAACTAGAAATAGACTAAGTCGATCTCGTAGTGTATCTGTTAGTAGTACAGATAGCTCTCCTGCTTGTAATGGCAGTCTGGATGTACCTGATCTGTCGTGGGACTCGGAGGGGTTACATGGggataattcaaataaaaatacaccCAGCAGTCGTAGATGTAGTGAACCAGGAAACTCtttaagaaataaatttcaTTCTAAATTATTCAGTAAGGACACAAATAATGGAATTAGCTTTGAAAGTCCAATGGAATCAGACATTGAGAAAGACGGCACGTTAGACAATATATCTACTGATGAATGTTTCGAGATTAATCTAAGTGATTGGCCCAAAGATGATTCTTCTGACAGTCCTTCACATTCAAAGATTAATTTTTCATCGTCCGCTAAGGACTCGTCACAAATGGATGGTGAGACGGCTACATCAAGTTCATCAGCTAAAGAATCATCACAGTTAAACAGTAAATCCAGTATTAAAATGTCATCTGAGGCATCCTCAAGTAGTTGTTATGAGAGTGCAAGAGATACTAGTCAAAGTCAAAAGTCAAACGGAATAAAGGAAGAGAACGATTGTGATAGTAAACAGGAAGCTAATAATAATG GTATTGTACAGATTTGTGATAGAGTACACATAACAAAGTATGTAGACAGAGAATGGaaaggacagacagacagagctAATACTATCAGGAag GCTTACTTAGAAATACCAAAAGTAACAGGATGTCAACATCTATGCAGAGTAAGGGGGGATAACTATTGTGGTTTAAGAGGGACATTATTTCAGTGCCTTTGTCACGGCATAGATATATCAAAACATTGgtcagatataaacaatataacagaTAAATTAACCAGGAGATATAAAGAGAGGAGTTCAGGATTAAATCAATGGACTTTCGCTGGTCGACTTTCGTGTCAGGAAGGTCAAAGGTTATCTATGATGTCACAttgtttgtctttattattttcaaag tttgaagAAGCCAAGTCTTTCGAATCACAATCTGACCGTGAACTTTGGACAATCAATCTCTTGAACTCTGACCCTACATGTGACCTTCATCTAATGGAAGGTCTAAAACTGCTGATGTTGCTAAACATGTtagatttaaaagataaacaagaCCGAGATGAAGATATTCCAATCTTTGTATGGTTGTTGTTTGCTAGAGACACATCAGAATCACCTTTTATGTTTGTAAAGAATCATCTAAATAACCTGGGGAATAATGCTGGTATTGAACAG aTTGAAATGTTTTTACTGGGTCACACATTAAGTGTGCGTATCCAGGTATTACGATTGTCACAGTTTGGTCAGGAAGACTTCATAGCCTACTACCCAGATGATGCTGACAGTAACTGGTCCCAGATCTCTTTAATAGCAGAGGATGATAGACATTATAATGTTCCTGTACCATGA